The Acidobacteriota bacterium genome includes the window ATCTTCATCTGGATGATCGCACGGGGGCAATTCCTGCAAAGGGCCTTCACCGCCCAGGAGGCTCGCCTGCGCCTCATCGTCGCGAACATTCCGATCGTCATGTGGGCGCTCGATCGGCAAAGGCGGTTCACGCTCTCCGAAGGACGCGGCCTGTCCGCGATCGGCTTGCGCCCGGGAGAGGTCGTCGGCCGATCCATTGACGAGGTCTACGCGGACGTTCCCGAGATCATCGATGCGGCCAGGCGCACGCTCGCCGGTGAATCGCTCACCTTCACGACGCGGGCGGCCGGACGATCGTTTGAGTGCTGGTATGCGCCGCTTCGCACGAAGACCGGGGAGGTGGATGGCGCGATCGGGGTCGCCGCCGACATTACGGCCCGCGAATCCGCAGAGGCCGCGCTGCGCGAGGACATCACCGCGCGGCGCGAGCTGGAAAGGCGACTCCAGCACGCTCTCAAGATGGAGGCGGTCGGGCGGCTTGCCGGCGGGGTCGCCCACGACTTCAATAACCTGCTCACGGCGATCCTGGGATATGGCGAGCTGGTGCTGGTGGGGCTCCCGGCAGACGATCCCCGCCGCGCAGACATGGCGGAAATCATCGGCGCCGCGCAACGCGGGGCGGCGCTCACGCGACAACTGCTGATCTTCGGCCGCCGCCACCTCTCGCGGCCACGCATCGTCGACTTGAACGATGTGGTAACCAGGACCCATCGCCTCCTCACGCGCGTGCTCGGCGAAGACATCACGCTCACGATTCGTTTATGGGGAGAGCCGCTGCCGGTGCGAATTGACGTGAGCCAGCTCGAACAGGTCATTCTGAATCTGGCGATCAACGCGCGCGACGCGATGGCTGACGGCGGGCAGCTCACGATTGCGACCGAGTGTGGAGAGCTCGAGGCCGAGCGGCGCGAGGAGGCACCAGGAGGGCCGTCGGCCCGCCTCACCATCACAGACACCGGGAGCGGCATGAGCCCGGAGGTTCAAGCCCGCGCGTTCGAGCCGTTCTTCACCACGAAGCCCGCCGGACAGGGCACAGGCCTCGGCCTGTCGACCGTCCACGGCATCGTCACCGAGAGCGGTGGCGCGATTACGGTCGACAGTGCGCCCGGGCGCGGCGCGACCTTCCGGATCGGGCTCCCCATCGCGCCGGGCGCCGTGGAGCCCCTGGAAGAAAGCGTCGCGTCGGCATTTCCCGCCCGCGGAATCGAGACGATCCTGCTCGTCGAAGACGACGCCGCGGTGCGCGTGACCGCATCGAGCATTCTGACGCGCCACGGCTATACCGTGCTCGAAGCGCGCGACGCACGAGAGGCGCTGGGCCACGTCGGTGACGGAACACGGATCGACCTCCTGTTGACGGACATCGTGATGCCGGGAGTCAGCGGAGTCGAGCTGGCGAGGCGTCTGACGGAGGTCCTGCCTCGGCTGCGCGTGCTGTTGATGTCCGGTTACCACGATCGCAGCCCGACCGTCGTCTCGTATCCTGCGGAGTGGACGATGATCGAAAAGCCATTCGTCCCCGTGACGTTATTGCGGGCGGTGCGGGAAGCTCTCGACCGAGCCGATGCGGCGTGACAGCGACCGGGCGCGGGAGCGGCGAGTACAATAGCCGTGTCAACCCGGTAGCCCAGTGACCGAACCTTCCACCAGCCGACAAGGAGAGCCGCTCCCGGCCAGCACGCGCTGCATCATCATCGGCGCCGGCTTCGCCGGGGCCGCCACCGCGTGGGCGCTCGCGCGAACCGGCCACGGCCCCGGACTGATCCTCGAACGGGAGTTCACGTTCGGCGTTCACGCCTCGGGACGCAACGCCGCGATCATGCGGCTGATCGAGGCCGACCCGGTCATCCGCGCGCTGGCGACAAGATCCGATCGGCACATCCGCGCGCTCAGTGCTGAGGTCCCGCTGCTGCGGCCGACGGGCGGGTACACGCTGGCTTCGGGCGGAGACGTCGCGGCGCTCGAGAGCCTCGGCGACTCGCTCCGCCGCGACGGAATATCGGTCGAGCCGCTGACGGCGGCGGCCGCCCGCGCGCGTGTCCCCGCGCTTGCGGAGGTGCGGTTCGACGGCGCGCTCTGGTCTCCGGCCGAGTCGGTCGTGGAGATACACGAACTCCTCTCTTTGTACTTGGAGCGGGCCGGGCGTGGCGGCTTCCGGCTCCACACGAAGGTACAGGTCGACGATCTGATCGTCGAGGGCGGTCGAGTGTCCGGCGTCCATGCCGGCGACCGCGACATTAGGGCCGACGTGGTGATCGACGCTTCCGGCGCATGGGCCGGCCGGCTCGGACGCGCCGCGCCGCTGCCCCTTCGTCCTCTCCGCCGCCACCTGTTCGTGACAGGTCCCGCGCCCGGCTGGCATCGCGATGGCCCCGTCGTCTGGATCTGGGAGAGCGATCTGTATGCTCGGCCCGAAGGCGAGGGAGTGCTGATTTCGCCGTGCGACGAAACGCTGACCGCCCCGATCGCGCCCGACGTTGATCCGGCGGCGATCGACCTGCTTGCCGAAAAGGTCGCGGCACACGCGCCGGGGTTACAGGATCTCGAACTCCGCCGCGCCTGGGCGTGCCTTCGGACCTTTGCACCGGACCGGCGCCCGGTGATCGGGGCCGATCCCGACCTCCCGGGGCTTTTCCATGTCTCCGGCCTCGGAGGCTTCGGCATGTCGTGCAGCGCGGCAGTCGGCGAGCTGGCGGCCGCGACGATCGCCGATCAGCCGGTCGAGTGGATCGATGCCGGCTGCGTGTCCGCCGGGCGATACCGTTCGTCGAGCCCTTTGACCATCAGCCACGCCGCCAGAGCCACATAGGCGGGAGCCAACGGCACGGCCAACTCCATCACGGGGGGATAGGGCCGAGCCGGCCACCAGGGCCAGTGCCTGGAAAAGCTCCGTCTTCGCCGGGTCCGCCGCTGCGTACTCCTGGCTCAATGACAACATCGACAGCAGCGCGCCGTTGTCAACGGCCTGCAGCGAAAACCCGGCCACGGCAAGCGCCAGGAGCCAGAGCGCCATCGCGGAGCTGTACCGTCGGAAGAACGGCCAGGCCGTGATGGCGATCGCAACCGCCACCGCGCTGCCCACGAACAGGAGCAGCACAGCCGCGCGCACCTGACCAGGGCTCCCCGCCGCACCTGCCAGGAAACCCGCGGGCCTTCTGACTCGGTCCAACAACACAAAGGGAATCGTCAGGCCCGCGATGAGATGCACGAGCAACAGCATGCCGACAGTCCGGCCGACGTTCTCTGCCGATCTCATCCGCGCCTCCCAGCAAGGCCAGCCTGCTCCTTCCACCGTCGTTCGTTCACACCGGCCACGAGGAGCCACACGATCAACAATCCTTCGCCGATCATGCCGGGGGCCAGATTGTAAGGGGACAGATCCTTTGCGAGCGGCGGCCAGAGAAACGTCAGCCAGCCCAAACCGGCAAACACCATCAACACACCGAGAATTCGAGGCAGGAATGTGGATCTGAAAATGAGGTAGCCGACCAGGAGGCACTGGAGACCGAAGAACACCAGGTCTCTCAAAAGAATGAACCCGGTGAGGCCGAAGAGGCTTATGGCGCACCCTGCGAGGCCGAAGAACGCCGCCAGCAAGGACACGCACCTGTTCACCGGCTTGAGCAGGTCATAGAGGAGCAGCGTCACGACGATATAGCACAAGGGCGCGACGATGTTGGCCGCGGAGAAGAGAGGACCGCCGCGAATGAAGAGAGCGAGTGAGCCCGCCATAAAGACCATCAACCAGAAGACGCCGGCGACCCTGGCCTTCAACCGGGGCGACGCCTCCGCAATCTGTTTCATCATGGTGACTACTCCGATCGGAGCGCCTGCAACACGTCCACGCGCGAGGCGCGTGCGGCCGGCATCAACGAGGCGACGATCGCGGCGCCGATGAGCACGGCCGCCGCGCCCGTCACGGGCAGCACGCCCGGCAACTGCACGTGCGCGACGAATTTCGCCGCCACGCGCGCGAGTGCGTAGCCGCCGGTCGCGCCGGCCGCGATCCCGATCGCGGCGATCAGCACGCCCTCCCGGAGCACGCGGGCCAGCAGCTGCCGCGGCGCGGACCCGACGGCGAGGCGCACGCCGAACTCGCGCGTGCGCGCGCTCACCGAGAACGCCAGCACGCCCGCCACGCCCACCACGGCGATGAGCAACGCGATGCCGGCGA containing:
- a CDS encoding response regulator, which produces MCASATALVATWSAWPLLWQTPFFLSFAAILAATHFCGAVAGGTTLALLAAAWLAFPPRPSSPTHLATAVFVVLSAIFIWMIARGQFLQRAFTAQEARLRLIVANIPIVMWALDRQRRFTLSEGRGLSAIGLRPGEVVGRSIDEVYADVPEIIDAARRTLAGESLTFTTRAAGRSFECWYAPLRTKTGEVDGAIGVAADITARESAEAALREDITARRELERRLQHALKMEAVGRLAGGVAHDFNNLLTAILGYGELVLVGLPADDPRRADMAEIIGAAQRGAALTRQLLIFGRRHLSRPRIVDLNDVVTRTHRLLTRVLGEDITLTIRLWGEPLPVRIDVSQLEQVILNLAINARDAMADGGQLTIATECGELEAERREEAPGGPSARLTITDTGSGMSPEVQARAFEPFFTTKPAGQGTGLGLSTVHGIVTESGGAITVDSAPGRGATFRIGLPIAPGAVEPLEESVASAFPARGIETILLVEDDAAVRVTASSILTRHGYTVLEARDAREALGHVGDGTRIDLLLTDIVMPGVSGVELARRLTEVLPRLRVLLMSGYHDRSPTVVSYPAEWTMIEKPFVPVTLLRAVREALDRADAA
- a CDS encoding FAD-binding oxidoreductase; this translates as MTEPSTSRQGEPLPASTRCIIIGAGFAGAATAWALARTGHGPGLILEREFTFGVHASGRNAAIMRLIEADPVIRALATRSDRHIRALSAEVPLLRPTGGYTLASGGDVAALESLGDSLRRDGISVEPLTAAAARARVPALAEVRFDGALWSPAESVVEIHELLSLYLERAGRGGFRLHTKVQVDDLIVEGGRVSGVHAGDRDIRADVVIDASGAWAGRLGRAAPLPLRPLRRHLFVTGPAPGWHRDGPVVWIWESDLYARPEGEGVLISPCDETLTAPIAPDVDPAAIDLLAEKVAAHAPGLQDLELRRAWACLRTFAPDRRPVIGADPDLPGLFHVSGLGGFGMSCSAAVGELAAATIADQPVEWIDAGCVSAGRYRSSSPLTISHAARAT
- a CDS encoding DUF4386 domain-containing protein, encoding MMKQIAEASPRLKARVAGVFWLMVFMAGSLALFIRGGPLFSAANIVAPLCYIVVTLLLYDLLKPVNRCVSLLAAFFGLAGCAISLFGLTGFILLRDLVFFGLQCLLVGYLIFRSTFLPRILGVLMVFAGLGWLTFLWPPLAKDLSPYNLAPGMIGEGLLIVWLLVAGVNERRWKEQAGLAGRRG